Proteins found in one Litorihabitans aurantiacus genomic segment:
- a CDS encoding response regulator transcription factor produces the protein MTPAADPDPPATGLRVAVAEDSVLLRDGLVALLTRRGLDVVASTGDGESLLAAVAALDVGRRPQVAVLDVRMPPSFTDEGLRTALRLRDEHPGTGVLLLSQHVETRFAARLLRGDSRGTGYLLKDRVADVGDFVDAVERVGAGHSVLDPEVVAQLFGAAATDAGLARLSPREREVLELMAQGRSNGAIAERLVLSYGAVEKHVGAIFTKLDLPPDSGDHRRVLAVLRHLAPR, from the coding sequence ATGACGCCCGCCGCCGACCCCGATCCGCCCGCGACCGGCCTGCGCGTCGCCGTCGCCGAGGACTCGGTGCTGCTGCGCGACGGCCTCGTGGCCCTCCTGACCCGCCGCGGTCTCGACGTCGTGGCGAGCACGGGCGACGGCGAGTCGCTGCTGGCCGCGGTGGCGGCCCTGGACGTGGGGCGGCGCCCGCAGGTGGCGGTCCTCGACGTCCGGATGCCGCCGTCGTTCACCGACGAGGGACTGCGCACCGCGCTGCGGCTGCGCGACGAGCACCCGGGAACCGGGGTCCTGCTGCTGTCCCAGCACGTGGAGACGCGCTTCGCCGCCCGGCTCCTGCGCGGCGACTCGCGCGGCACGGGGTACCTGCTCAAGGACCGGGTGGCCGACGTGGGCGACTTCGTCGACGCCGTCGAGCGCGTGGGGGCCGGTCACAGCGTGCTGGACCCCGAGGTGGTGGCGCAGCTGTTCGGCGCCGCGGCGACCGACGCGGGTCTCGCGCGGCTCTCGCCGCGCGAGCGCGAGGTGCTGGAGCTGATGGCGCAGGGCAGGTCCAACGGGGCGATCGCGGAGCGGCTCGTCCTCAGCTACGGGGCCGTGGAGAAGCACGTCGGCGCGATCTTCACCAAGCTCGACCTGCCGCCGGACTCGGGCGACCACCGCCGCGTCCTGGCGGTGCTGCGCCACCTCGCGCCACGCTGA
- a CDS encoding MarR family winged helix-turn-helix transcriptional regulator gives MTTSAPHWLSPAERSAWLRLLAVVELLPGALDGQLRRDSALTHFEYQTIAMLSENPEHTLQMSALADRTNATLPRLSHVITRLAGRGLVERRACPGDGRATNVVLTDAGWDAVVAAAPGHVATARDAVVDALTPEQVEQLTAIGDAILQRLDPDGRMTSLID, from the coding sequence ATGACCACGTCCGCACCCCACTGGCTCAGCCCCGCCGAGCGCAGCGCCTGGCTCCGCCTGCTCGCCGTGGTCGAGCTGCTGCCCGGTGCCCTGGACGGTCAGCTCCGCCGCGACTCCGCCCTCACCCACTTCGAGTACCAGACGATCGCGATGCTCTCGGAGAATCCCGAGCACACGCTGCAGATGTCGGCCCTCGCGGACCGCACCAACGCGACGCTGCCGCGCCTCTCGCACGTCATCACGCGCCTCGCGGGACGCGGCCTGGTCGAGCGGCGCGCCTGCCCCGGGGACGGCCGTGCCACGAACGTGGTGCTGACCGACGCGGGGTGGGACGCCGTCGTGGCCGCGGCCCCCGGACACGTGGCGACGGCGCGTGACGCCGTCGTCGACGCCCTCACCCCCGAGCAGGTGGAGCAGCTGACGGCGATCGGCGACGCCATCCTGCAGCGCCTCGACCCCGACGGGCGGATGACGAGCCTCATCGACTGA
- a CDS encoding VOC family protein: MTAADLLAPETRMDTLTLHVGDLGLMSSYYARALALEPLREGDGEVVLGRGGSGVVRLVHTPGLPAPSRSQAGLFHTAMLLPDPATLAATVLAAAQDPRSRFVGSSDHHVSEAFYFTDPEGNGIELYRDRPREGWYGADGAIAMTTQHLDPQRYLDTHLEERVVADVTALPASVGHIHLQVGDLATAERFYVDALGFEVTTRYPGALFVSAGGYHHHMAMNVWNSAGAPARAATLGLGEVTITVPTREDVEAAADRLRHHGHEVADDGSTLRVADPWGSTVALTPAPDPA, from the coding sequence ATGACCGCCGCCGACCTGCTCGCCCCCGAGACCCGCATGGACACGCTCACGCTGCACGTGGGCGACCTGGGCCTGATGTCGTCCTACTACGCGCGGGCGCTGGCGCTCGAGCCGCTGCGCGAGGGCGACGGCGAGGTCGTGCTCGGGCGGGGTGGGTCCGGCGTCGTCCGGCTGGTGCACACCCCCGGTCTGCCCGCGCCGAGCCGGTCGCAGGCCGGCCTCTTCCACACAGCGATGCTGCTGCCCGACCCCGCGACCCTGGCGGCCACCGTGCTGGCCGCCGCCCAGGACCCGCGCTCGCGGTTCGTCGGCAGCTCCGACCACCACGTGAGCGAGGCGTTCTACTTCACCGACCCCGAGGGCAACGGCATCGAGCTGTACCGCGACCGCCCCCGCGAGGGCTGGTACGGGGCGGACGGCGCGATCGCCATGACGACCCAGCACCTCGATCCGCAGCGCTACCTGGACACGCACCTCGAGGAGCGGGTCGTCGCCGACGTCACGGCGCTGCCGGCGAGCGTCGGCCACATCCACCTCCAGGTCGGCGACCTGGCGACGGCGGAGCGCTTCTACGTCGATGCGCTCGGGTTCGAGGTCACGACGCGCTACCCCGGTGCGCTCTTCGTCAGCGCCGGCGGCTACCACCACCACATGGCGATGAACGTCTGGAACTCGGCCGGCGCCCCGGCCCGCGCCGCGACCCTCGGGCTCGGCGAGGTGACGATCACGGTGCCGACGCGGGAGGACGTCGAGGCGGCCGCCGACCGGCTGCGCCACCACGGCCACGAGGTCGCCGACGACGGGAGCACCCTGCGCGTGGCCGACCCGTGGGGCTCCACCGTCGCGCTCACGCCTGCCCCCGACCCTGCCTAG
- a CDS encoding alpha/beta hydrolase, with the protein MTLAIDDAATVRVPSPGAAPGADTTADDAPLLLLLHGYGAHEGDLVPLLEHLGHPGDAAALRAPLPMDHGGWAWFPITTIGAPDPAAVQAAADAVLAWLAQHAGGRRVLVLGFSQGGAVALQVARTSPQAFAALVVLSGFVSPTPHPGDAALAAAAPPSFLGHGDADAVIPPAVTELTAAWMAEHTTLTRRAYTGLPHGVGGQEVADVADFLAGLAGARVEG; encoded by the coding sequence ATGACCCTCGCGATCGACGACGCCGCCACCGTCCGCGTGCCCTCGCCCGGGGCCGCCCCGGGCGCCGACACCACGGCCGACGACGCGCCCCTGCTCCTGCTGCTGCACGGCTACGGCGCGCACGAGGGCGACCTCGTCCCCCTCCTGGAGCACCTGGGGCACCCCGGCGACGCGGCCGCGCTGCGCGCCCCGCTGCCCATGGACCACGGCGGCTGGGCGTGGTTCCCGATCACCACGATCGGGGCACCCGACCCCGCCGCCGTGCAGGCCGCCGCCGACGCCGTGCTCGCGTGGTTGGCGCAGCACGCCGGCGGGCGCCGCGTCCTCGTGCTCGGGTTCAGCCAGGGCGGGGCGGTCGCGCTGCAGGTCGCCCGCACCTCGCCCCAGGCGTTCGCGGCGCTGGTGGTGCTGTCCGGGTTCGTCTCGCCGACCCCGCACCCGGGTGACGCGGCGCTCGCGGCCGCGGCCCCGCCGTCGTTCCTCGGGCACGGCGACGCCGACGCCGTGATCCCACCCGCCGTCACCGAGCTCACCGCCGCCTGGATGGCGGAGCACACCACCCTCACCCGGCGCGCCTACACGGGCCTCCCGCACGGCGTCGGCGGCCAGGAGGTCGCCGACGTCGCGGACTTCCTCGCCGGGCTCGCCGGGGCGCGCGTGGAAGGATGA
- the pepN gene encoding aminopeptidase N codes for MPGENLTRAEAQQRAAVVTTHHYEVALDLTRGEKEFGSRTLARFDAEPGSSTFIDLIAPSVQRVTLNGRDLDVAQVFADSRIQLDDLAASNELVVEASCAYMHTGEGLHRFVDPVDGEVYLYSQFEVADTRRVFAVFEQPDLKATFAFTVTAPSHWRVISNSPTPEPVAAGDDTATWTFEPTVVLPCYVTAIIAGPYTGGDGELVSSDGRTIPLGVYCRASLAEHLDVAEILDVTRRGFAFYEEQFDYPYPYAKYDQIFVPEFNAGAMENAGAVTFLENYVFRSKVTDAMIERRAVTILHELAHMWFGDLVTMKWWNDLWLNESFAEYASTLATAEATRWTNAWTTFASLEKSWAYKQDQLPSTHPIVAEISDLEDVEVNFDGITYAKGASVLRQLVAWVGAEEFMTGVAAYFKAHAHGNTELPDLLRELERTSGRDLSGWSGVWLEKAGVTLLRPELGTTTGEDGVRRISSLAITQEAPQDWPTLRPHRLAIGGYDVDGAGALVRRLHLELDVDGARTPVTAWDGEVAPDLLLVNDGDLAYAKIRLDDASLAAALSSLRGFTDSLPRTLVWGAAWDMTRDGEWPARRFVDLVLGNIDAETDSTVVMVLLRQLNQAIGEFVDPRVRGEVGERAADRLWELTTAAAPGSDAQLQFAKAYALRARTAQQLDRLAALRDGSLEVAGLAIDVDLRWELLTALVAGGAAGEDEIAAELERDATASGERAAAGARAAIATPEAKEAVWARVVAADELPNALQMATVLGFARTHDRTLTVPFVERYFAALETVWAERTNEMAQNVVTWLYPSWLADLDDSFGVDVPGLTDTWLAQLGERTPALRRLVVEAADGVRRALAVQAVDRQQA; via the coding sequence GTGCCCGGAGAGAACCTCACCCGCGCCGAGGCGCAGCAGCGCGCCGCCGTCGTCACCACGCACCACTACGAGGTCGCGCTCGACCTCACCCGGGGCGAGAAGGAGTTCGGCTCCCGGACCCTGGCCCGCTTCGACGCCGAGCCCGGCTCGAGCACCTTCATCGACCTCATCGCGCCGAGCGTGCAGCGCGTGACGCTGAACGGGCGCGACCTCGACGTCGCGCAGGTGTTCGCCGACTCCCGCATCCAGCTCGACGACCTCGCGGCGAGCAACGAGCTCGTGGTCGAGGCCTCCTGCGCCTACATGCACACGGGCGAGGGTCTGCACCGGTTCGTCGACCCGGTCGACGGCGAGGTCTACCTCTACTCGCAGTTCGAGGTCGCCGACACGCGCCGCGTCTTCGCGGTCTTCGAGCAGCCCGACCTCAAGGCGACCTTCGCCTTCACGGTGACCGCGCCGTCGCACTGGCGCGTCATCTCCAACTCCCCGACGCCGGAGCCCGTCGCGGCCGGTGACGACACCGCCACCTGGACCTTCGAGCCCACGGTCGTGCTCCCCTGCTACGTCACCGCGATCATCGCCGGCCCCTACACCGGCGGCGACGGCGAGCTCGTCAGCAGCGACGGCCGCACCATCCCGCTCGGCGTCTACTGCCGCGCCAGCCTCGCGGAGCACCTGGACGTCGCCGAGATCCTCGACGTCACGCGCCGCGGCTTCGCGTTCTACGAGGAGCAGTTCGACTACCCCTACCCCTACGCGAAGTACGACCAGATCTTCGTGCCGGAGTTCAACGCGGGTGCGATGGAGAACGCGGGCGCCGTCACGTTCCTGGAGAACTACGTCTTCCGCTCCAAGGTGACCGACGCGATGATCGAGCGGCGCGCCGTCACGATCCTGCACGAGCTCGCGCACATGTGGTTCGGCGACCTCGTCACGATGAAGTGGTGGAACGACCTGTGGCTGAACGAGTCGTTCGCCGAGTACGCCTCCACGCTCGCGACGGCCGAGGCGACGCGCTGGACCAACGCCTGGACCACGTTCGCCTCCCTGGAGAAGTCGTGGGCCTACAAGCAGGACCAGCTGCCCTCGACCCACCCGATCGTCGCCGAGATCTCCGACCTCGAGGACGTCGAGGTCAACTTCGACGGCATCACCTACGCCAAGGGCGCCTCGGTGCTGCGCCAGCTCGTGGCGTGGGTCGGTGCGGAGGAGTTCATGACCGGCGTCGCCGCGTACTTCAAGGCGCACGCTCACGGCAACACCGAGCTGCCCGACCTGCTGCGCGAGCTCGAGCGCACCTCGGGCCGCGACCTGTCGGGGTGGAGCGGCGTGTGGCTGGAGAAGGCCGGCGTCACGCTGCTGCGGCCCGAGCTCGGGACGACCACGGGTGAGGACGGCGTGCGCCGCATCTCCTCGCTCGCGATCACGCAGGAGGCACCGCAGGACTGGCCGACGCTGCGCCCGCACCGGCTCGCGATCGGGGGCTACGACGTCGACGGCGCCGGGGCGCTCGTGCGTCGGCTGCACCTCGAGCTCGACGTCGACGGCGCGCGCACGCCCGTCACCGCCTGGGACGGCGAGGTGGCGCCCGACCTGCTCCTGGTCAACGACGGCGACCTCGCCTACGCGAAGATCCGGCTCGACGACGCCTCGCTCGCCGCGGCCCTGTCCTCGCTGCGCGGCTTCACCGACTCCCTCCCCCGCACGCTCGTGTGGGGCGCCGCGTGGGACATGACGCGCGACGGCGAGTGGCCGGCGCGCCGCTTCGTCGACCTGGTCCTGGGCAACATCGACGCCGAGACCGACTCGACCGTGGTGATGGTGCTGCTGCGCCAGCTGAACCAGGCGATCGGCGAGTTCGTCGACCCGCGCGTGCGCGGCGAGGTCGGCGAGCGCGCGGCGGACCGCCTGTGGGAGCTCACGACGGCGGCGGCCCCCGGCTCCGACGCGCAGCTGCAGTTCGCCAAGGCGTACGCACTCCGGGCCCGCACGGCGCAGCAGCTGGACCGCCTGGCCGCGCTGCGCGACGGCTCGCTCGAGGTCGCGGGGCTCGCGATCGACGTCGACCTGCGCTGGGAGCTGCTGACCGCGCTCGTCGCCGGCGGCGCCGCGGGCGAGGACGAGATCGCGGCCGAGCTGGAGCGGGACGCGACGGCGAGCGGCGAGCGGGCCGCCGCCGGTGCGCGCGCCGCGATCGCCACGCCCGAGGCGAAGGAGGCGGTCTGGGCACGCGTCGTGGCTGCCGACGAGCTGCCGAACGCGCTGCAGATGGCCACCGTGCTCGGGTTCGCCCGGACGCACGACCGGACGCTGACGGTGCCGTTCGTCGAGCGCTACTTCGCGGCGCTGGAGACGGTCTGGGCCGAGCGCACCAACGAGATGGCGCAGAACGTCGTCACGTGGCTGTACCCGTCCTGGCTCGCCGACCTCGACGACTCGTTCGGGGTCGACGTCCCGGGCCTGACCGACACGTGGCTCGCGCAGCTCGGGGAGCGCACGCCGGCGCTGCGCCGCCTCGTGGTCGAGGCGGCCGACGGCGTGCGGCGCGCGCTCGCCGTGCAGGCGGTCGACCGCCAGCAGGCCTGA
- the malQ gene encoding 4-alpha-glucanotransferase, translated as MTSDDTQHEDPPSASLLALADAHGIATSYHSFFGDLVTPPAATLRAVLGAMGVATFTPAQVEASLEETRTSPWRDLVPPSLILREGEEREVPVHVADGHDAVLVLHLEDGSTRDVALAGDEPESRDVDGVAHWRLRATLPADLPLGWHELRATQRARSGEGAQAREARTILAITPDSLAVPGLREAYGERAWGLMAQLYSVRSRASWGIGDFADLGDLADIAGSRGADFLLINPIHAAEVTGRIEPSPYLPATRRYVSPLYIRPEDVREAAYLPSAQRALLEWGLEGVSASNTDPSRIDRDAAWEAKKAALEVLFRAPRSAGRQRAYESFVRGEGRALADFALWCALEEHYDGGPRPAEVDDVGSAQVAQLRTELAERVEFYSWLQWVADEQLGAAQEAGHRAGMRIGVMHDLAVGVHPSGADSWSMRRMFAPGMSVGAPPDMYNQQGQDWSQPPWRPDALVRSGYAPLRDMIRGLLRHAGALRIDHIIGFFRLWWIPSGKGAGEGTYVRYDHEAMIGVLALEAQRAGAVVIGEDLGNVEPWVRDYLSSRGVLGTSVLWFEYDGDRPTPPEHYRRLLLATVNTHDLPPTAGYLAGKHVDLRDRLNLLTEPVEQVRAAADAERETMLGLLRERGLIGQHPTERETVEALHRYLAASDSVLLGVALVDAVGESRAQNQPGTNTEYPNWQIPLADSAGNAVLLEDLAQVSRFASLTSAVDDELRRRADERG; from the coding sequence ATGACCAGCGACGACACCCAGCACGAGGATCCGCCGTCGGCGTCGCTCCTCGCCCTCGCCGACGCGCACGGGATCGCGACCAGCTACCACTCCTTCTTCGGCGACCTCGTGACCCCGCCGGCCGCGACGCTGCGCGCCGTGCTCGGGGCGATGGGGGTCGCCACGTTCACCCCCGCCCAGGTGGAGGCCTCGCTCGAGGAGACGCGGACGTCGCCGTGGCGCGACCTCGTGCCGCCGTCGCTGATCCTGCGCGAGGGTGAGGAGCGCGAGGTGCCCGTGCACGTCGCGGACGGGCACGACGCCGTGCTCGTGCTCCACCTCGAGGACGGGTCCACCCGCGACGTCGCGCTGGCGGGCGACGAGCCCGAGAGCCGCGACGTCGACGGCGTCGCCCACTGGCGCCTGCGCGCCACGCTCCCGGCCGACCTCCCGCTCGGCTGGCACGAGCTGCGCGCGACGCAGCGGGCGCGCTCGGGCGAGGGCGCACAGGCCCGTGAGGCCCGCACCATCCTGGCGATCACCCCGGACAGCCTCGCGGTCCCCGGCCTGCGCGAGGCGTACGGCGAACGCGCGTGGGGTCTCATGGCCCAGCTCTACTCGGTGCGCTCGCGCGCCTCCTGGGGCATCGGCGACTTCGCGGACCTGGGCGACCTGGCGGACATCGCGGGCAGCCGCGGCGCCGACTTCCTCCTCATCAACCCGATCCACGCCGCCGAGGTCACCGGCCGCATCGAGCCCAGCCCCTACCTCCCCGCGACGCGCCGCTACGTCTCCCCGCTGTACATCCGCCCCGAGGACGTGCGCGAGGCCGCCTACCTCCCGAGCGCGCAGCGCGCCCTGCTCGAGTGGGGCCTCGAGGGCGTCAGCGCCTCCAACACCGACCCCTCCCGCATCGACCGCGACGCCGCGTGGGAGGCGAAGAAGGCCGCGCTGGAGGTCCTGTTCCGCGCCCCGCGCTCGGCCGGTCGCCAGCGCGCCTACGAGTCCTTCGTCCGAGGCGAGGGCCGGGCGCTCGCGGACTTCGCGCTCTGGTGCGCGCTCGAGGAGCACTACGACGGCGGTCCCCGCCCCGCGGAGGTCGACGACGTCGGGAGCGCCCAGGTCGCGCAGCTGCGCACCGAGCTCGCCGAGCGCGTCGAGTTCTACTCGTGGCTGCAGTGGGTGGCCGACGAGCAGCTCGGGGCCGCGCAGGAGGCCGGCCACCGCGCCGGGATGCGCATCGGCGTGATGCACGACCTCGCCGTCGGCGTGCACCCCAGCGGCGCCGACTCCTGGTCGATGCGCCGGATGTTCGCGCCCGGGATGTCCGTCGGCGCGCCGCCGGACATGTACAACCAGCAGGGTCAGGACTGGTCGCAGCCGCCGTGGCGGCCCGACGCGCTGGTGCGCTCGGGCTACGCGCCGCTGCGGGACATGATCCGCGGTCTGCTGCGCCACGCCGGAGCCCTGCGGATCGACCACATCATCGGGTTCTTCCGCCTCTGGTGGATCCCGTCCGGGAAGGGCGCGGGCGAGGGCACCTACGTCCGCTACGACCACGAGGCGATGATCGGGGTGCTGGCGCTCGAGGCGCAGCGGGCCGGCGCCGTCGTCATCGGCGAGGACCTCGGAAACGTCGAGCCGTGGGTGCGCGACTACCTCTCCTCGCGCGGTGTGCTCGGCACGTCGGTCCTGTGGTTCGAGTACGACGGCGACCGCCCCACCCCGCCCGAGCACTACCGCCGGCTGCTGCTGGCCACCGTCAACACCCACGACCTGCCGCCGACGGCCGGCTACCTCGCCGGCAAGCACGTCGACCTGCGCGACCGGCTGAACCTGCTGACCGAACCGGTCGAGCAGGTGCGCGCGGCGGCCGACGCCGAGCGCGAGACGATGCTGGGGCTCCTGCGCGAGCGCGGGCTCATCGGTCAGCACCCCACCGAGCGGGAGACCGTCGAGGCTCTGCACCGCTACCTCGCGGCGTCGGACTCCGTGCTGCTCGGTGTCGCGCTCGTCGACGCCGTGGGCGAGAGCCGCGCGCAGAACCAGCCGGGGACCAACACCGAGTACCCCAACTGGCAGATCCCGCTCGCGGACTCGGCCGGGAACGCGGTGCTGCTGGAGGACCTGGCGCAGGTGAGCCGGTTCGCCTCGCTCACCTCCGCCGTCGACGACGAGCTGCGCCGCCGCGCCGACGAGCGGGGCTGA
- a CDS encoding mechanosensitive ion channel family protein encodes MTFENAQEAAIRSAIIIAIGIVLVIIARWVLGRVVGRLSRTPRAKVNKTGRFTVSLGSVPIDHARVRRLRTLHQLLASTITVVVSIIVFSMVLSAFGVDIAPLIASAGVIGVALAFGAQSVVSDLLAGLFMLVENQCNVGDRVELGALGSTLAAGTVEEVGLRVTTIRDDDGRLWYVRNGQILRVANESQGWSLAVVDIAFDPAVDLTQTRDLVEGLVTEAVSDPGLRELVLTDREPTVRVSDIGAASAVLQVRVESQPGENQRVASVLRRRLHDEFATRGITLA; translated from the coding sequence GTGACATTCGAGAACGCCCAGGAAGCCGCCATCCGCTCCGCCATCATCATCGCCATCGGGATCGTGCTGGTGATCATCGCCCGCTGGGTGCTGGGCCGTGTGGTCGGTCGCCTGAGCCGGACCCCGCGCGCGAAGGTGAACAAGACCGGTCGGTTCACCGTCAGCCTCGGATCGGTCCCGATCGACCACGCCCGCGTCCGCCGGCTCAGGACGCTGCACCAGCTCCTGGCCTCCACGATCACCGTGGTCGTGAGCATCATCGTGTTCTCGATGGTGCTGTCGGCGTTCGGTGTGGACATCGCGCCGCTCATCGCCTCGGCCGGCGTCATCGGCGTCGCGCTCGCCTTCGGTGCCCAGTCGGTCGTCTCCGACCTGCTCGCCGGCCTGTTCATGCTGGTGGAGAACCAGTGCAACGTCGGCGACCGCGTCGAGCTCGGCGCGCTCGGCAGCACGCTGGCCGCCGGCACCGTGGAGGAGGTCGGCCTCCGGGTCACCACGATCCGGGACGACGACGGCCGGCTCTGGTACGTGCGCAACGGCCAGATCCTGCGGGTCGCGAACGAGTCGCAGGGGTGGTCCCTCGCCGTCGTCGACATCGCCTTCGACCCCGCGGTGGACCTCACGCAGACGCGCGACCTCGTCGAGGGGCTCGTGACCGAGGCCGTGTCCGACCCCGGGCTGCGCGAGCTCGTGCTGACCGACCGCGAGCCGACCGTGCGCGTCAGCGACATCGGTGCCGCCTCCGCCGTGCTGCAGGTGCGGGTCGAGTCGCAGCCGGGCGAGAACCAGCGCGTCGCCTCCGTGCTGCGCCGTCGCCTCCACGACGAGTTCGCGACGCGGGGCATCACCCTCGCCTGA
- a CDS encoding glucose PTS transporter subunit EIIB, protein MSKELDFLADLGGAANVLEVEPCITRLRVEVADPALVDDAALKSHGAFGVVRSGHVVQVVVGPEADDLAARLDQVR, encoded by the coding sequence ATGTCCAAGGAGCTGGATTTCCTGGCGGATCTCGGCGGTGCCGCGAACGTCCTCGAGGTGGAGCCCTGCATCACGCGGCTGCGCGTCGAGGTCGCCGACCCCGCACTGGTGGACGACGCGGCCCTGAAGAGCCACGGCGCGTTCGGCGTCGTGCGCTCGGGTCACGTGGTCCAGGTCGTGGTGGGCCCCGAGGCGGACGACCTCGCGGCCAGGCTCGACCAGGTGCGCTGA
- a CDS encoding globin, translating to MSESRPAFPRPAATFYDEVGGRETFALLTARFYEGVRTDDLLAPMYPPDDLDGAQERLELFLVQYWGGPGTYSAQRGHPRLRMRHAPFAVTPAARDRWLEHMRSALLSLELPPLHEATLWDYLERAAHAMVNASESGAGGARGGGGAAPSVPPPQAPPAPPQAEGRRLL from the coding sequence GTGAGTGAGTCCCGCCCCGCCTTCCCCCGGCCCGCCGCGACGTTCTACGACGAGGTGGGCGGTCGCGAGACGTTCGCGCTGCTGACGGCCCGGTTCTACGAGGGTGTGCGCACCGACGACCTGCTCGCCCCGATGTACCCGCCGGACGATCTCGACGGCGCCCAGGAGCGGCTCGAGCTCTTCCTGGTGCAGTACTGGGGCGGTCCCGGCACGTACTCCGCGCAGCGTGGGCACCCCCGGCTGCGGATGCGCCACGCCCCGTTCGCCGTCACGCCCGCGGCGCGCGACCGCTGGCTCGAGCACATGCGCAGCGCGCTGCTCTCCCTCGAGCTGCCGCCGCTGCACGAGGCGACGCTGTGGGACTACCTCGAGCGCGCCGCCCACGCGATGGTGAACGCCTCCGAGAGTGGCGCCGGCGGCGCCCGTGGTGGTGGCGGTGCGGCACCGTCCGTCCCACCCCCGCAGGCCCCACCCGCCCCGCCGCAGGCCGAGGGGCGGCGGCTCCTGTGA
- a CDS encoding acyl-CoA thioesterase — translation MTALDPVEAVAAAASGEGPVPSGEEVFAAVVRSFDLHRTDATTFAGDTLPHANHRIYGGQVFGQAIVAAGRTVAPDRFVHSAHGYFLRPGRIESPLTFAVEELRDGGSFSARRTHALQDGVPILSLIASFQTEQDGVTHAVAAPPDVPGPECLPSSDALFRSSDAIARRYLAPRTAFDVRHVEPQLFLTPDPEPRPHQAMWIRAHGELTGDAVSDRNLRAALLVYACDQAMLEPVLRRHDVSWSSPGLSVASLDHATWWHRDVDVTQWLLYVQDSPAAQGGRGLGTARVYDTAGHLVASIAQEGMVRVRDRETDRTV, via the coding sequence GTGACCGCGCTCGACCCGGTCGAGGCCGTCGCCGCCGCAGCCTCGGGAGAGGGACCCGTGCCGAGCGGCGAGGAGGTGTTCGCCGCCGTCGTGCGATCCTTCGACCTGCACCGGACCGACGCCACGACGTTCGCCGGTGACACGCTCCCCCACGCCAACCACCGGATCTACGGCGGCCAGGTCTTCGGGCAGGCGATCGTCGCGGCCGGGCGGACGGTCGCCCCGGACCGGTTCGTGCACTCGGCGCACGGGTACTTCCTGCGGCCGGGGCGCATCGAGTCGCCGCTGACGTTCGCGGTGGAGGAGCTGCGCGACGGCGGGTCCTTCTCCGCCCGGCGCACGCACGCGCTGCAGGACGGCGTGCCGATCCTGTCGCTCATCGCCTCGTTCCAGACCGAGCAGGACGGCGTGACCCACGCCGTCGCCGCGCCGCCCGACGTGCCCGGTCCCGAATGCCTGCCGAGCTCGGACGCGCTGTTCCGGTCCTCCGACGCGATCGCGCGGCGCTACCTCGCCCCGCGCACGGCCTTCGACGTGCGCCACGTGGAGCCGCAGCTGTTCCTGACTCCCGACCCCGAGCCTCGCCCGCACCAGGCGATGTGGATCCGCGCGCACGGCGAGCTCACGGGCGACGCCGTGAGCGACCGCAACCTGCGCGCCGCGCTGCTCGTGTACGCGTGCGACCAGGCGATGCTGGAACCGGTGCTGCGCCGGCACGACGTCTCGTGGTCGAGCCCCGGCCTCAGCGTCGCGAGCCTGGACCACGCGACCTGGTGGCACCGCGACGTCGACGTGACGCAGTGGCTCCTGTACGTGCAGGACTCCCCCGCGGCCCAGGGCGGGCGCGGCCTCGGCACCGCCCGGGTCTACGACACGGCCGGGCACCTCGTGGCGAGCATCGCGCAGGAGGGCATGGTGCGCGTGCGGGATCGCGAGACCGACCGGACGGTCTGA
- a CDS encoding NAD(P)H-binding protein, with translation MTNERVAAVTGVTGYVGGRLVPELLRAGFRVRGIARNPGRLRDRPWRGDIDVTEADLTDPTAIREALEGVDVAYYLVHSLSADDTFAARDRRTALTFAQAAREAGVSRIVYLGGMHPDAPPASSRSTSSPAARSATSCSPPACRRRRSRPPSSSARGRPRSR, from the coding sequence ATGACGAACGAGCGAGTGGCAGCGGTGACCGGGGTCACCGGGTACGTCGGCGGCCGGCTGGTCCCCGAGCTCCTCCGCGCGGGGTTCCGCGTCCGCGGCATCGCCCGCAACCCCGGCCGGCTCCGGGACCGACCGTGGCGCGGGGACATCGACGTGACCGAGGCCGACCTCACCGACCCGACCGCCATCCGCGAGGCCCTCGAGGGTGTCGACGTCGCCTACTACCTCGTGCACTCGCTCTCGGCCGACGACACCTTCGCCGCGCGCGACCGCCGCACCGCGCTGACGTTCGCGCAGGCCGCGCGCGAGGCCGGCGTGTCGCGGATCGTGTACCTGGGCGGCATGCACCCCGACGCTCCCCCGGCGAGCTCTCGATCCACCTCGAGTCCCGCCGCGAGATCGGCGACATCCTGCTCGCCTCCGGCGTGCCGACGGCGGCGCTCCAGGCCGCCGTCATCCTCGGCTCGGGGTCGGCCTCGTTCGAGATGA